A DNA window from Acetobacter aceti NBRC 14818 contains the following coding sequences:
- the ggt gene encoding gamma-glutamyltransferase, which translates to MACLSFSTNGWAQASALPAGVPDPLAYTASVQSPASDKPVLGRHGMVVSAQHLASDVGAKILTQGGNAADAAVAVGYALAVVYPAAGNIGGGGFMVLKPRQGQAVFIDFREKAPLASTPNMFQDANGQVIPGLSTAGWKAVAVPGTVAGLEYVRQRWGHLSRAKLMEPAIRLAREGFVLEEGDVALLRPFEKEFRADPVVSRIFLRPDGQSFRPGDRLVQTDLANSLSEIARHGENIFYKGSIARRVVDASKRNGGILEMADFGRYKPRVMPPLTCSYRGYHIDTAPPPSGGGIALCEMLTILSGYDLGAEGLHSTPALRQQIEAMRHAYSDRRDLGDPAFVANPVDHLLDPAYAVQIRGGLPQSGAVKSETLTAGSPVPATSTAPSSPSVDREKHETTQFSVMDSSGLAVSTTYTLNGWFGARVIAPGTGFFLNDEMDDFSAKPGAPNMFGIVGSQANAIQPGKTPLSSMTPTIVSKDGKTVMVIGSPGGSRIPTIVLSVITGVIDYHLNIQQAIDLPRFHEQWEPSTIEVEKGAVDTAVAKALNEQGYVFRDHAAWGMPEGIVTGALAANRNEQTLLSGGADHRHPGGAAVGE; encoded by the coding sequence ATCGCCTGTCTCAGTTTCTCCACCAATGGCTGGGCGCAGGCCTCTGCCCTCCCCGCTGGTGTGCCTGATCCACTGGCCTATACAGCATCCGTGCAATCACCTGCGTCCGACAAGCCCGTGCTGGGCCGCCATGGAATGGTGGTCTCCGCGCAGCATCTCGCGTCCGACGTTGGTGCAAAAATACTGACGCAGGGCGGAAACGCCGCCGATGCCGCAGTGGCCGTGGGTTACGCGCTCGCCGTGGTTTACCCGGCCGCAGGCAATATTGGTGGTGGCGGCTTCATGGTTCTGAAACCACGTCAGGGACAGGCAGTTTTCATCGATTTCCGTGAAAAAGCGCCACTCGCATCCACGCCGAACATGTTTCAGGATGCTAATGGACAGGTTATTCCCGGCCTCTCGACGGCTGGGTGGAAAGCTGTGGCCGTTCCGGGAACCGTGGCTGGTCTCGAATATGTAAGGCAACGCTGGGGCCATCTCTCCCGCGCCAAACTCATGGAACCCGCCATTCGTCTGGCACGGGAGGGCTTTGTTCTGGAGGAAGGCGACGTCGCCCTGCTTCGTCCCTTTGAAAAGGAATTCCGCGCTGATCCTGTTGTCAGCAGGATCTTTCTGCGACCGGACGGTCAGTCCTTCCGTCCCGGCGATCGTCTCGTGCAGACCGATCTCGCCAACTCCCTTTCAGAAATCGCCCGTCACGGTGAGAATATCTTTTACAAAGGCAGCATCGCCCGTCGGGTAGTCGACGCCAGCAAGCGCAATGGCGGCATTCTGGAAATGGCAGATTTCGGTCGTTACAAACCTCGCGTTATGCCGCCGCTGACCTGCTCTTATCGCGGCTATCACATCGACACGGCACCCCCGCCGAGCGGCGGTGGTATCGCTCTGTGTGAAATGCTGACGATCCTATCCGGTTATGATCTCGGCGCAGAAGGACTGCACAGCACCCCAGCGCTCCGCCAGCAGATCGAAGCCATGCGTCACGCCTATTCAGACCGGCGCGATCTGGGTGATCCGGCTTTTGTCGCCAATCCCGTCGATCATCTTCTGGACCCGGCCTATGCCGTGCAGATCCGTGGGGGCCTGCCGCAGTCCGGTGCCGTAAAATCAGAGACCCTGACAGCAGGTTCTCCTGTTCCTGCCACGTCCACAGCGCCCTCCTCGCCTTCTGTCGACAGGGAAAAACACGAAACCACGCAATTCTCGGTCATGGATTCTTCCGGACTGGCTGTTTCCACCACTTACACACTCAACGGATGGTTTGGAGCACGGGTCATCGCGCCGGGAACGGGTTTTTTCCTGAACGACGAGATGGATGATTTCTCCGCCAAACCCGGTGCGCCTAACATGTTCGGCATTGTCGGCAGTCAGGCGAACGCCATTCAGCCCGGCAAAACCCCCCTCTCTTCCATGACGCCAACCATCGTTTCCAAGGACGGAAAGACGGTCATGGTCATCGGCAGCCCCGGCGGTTCGCGCATCCCCACCATCGTGCTGTCTGTCATTACCGGCGTGATCGACTATCACCTGAACATCCAGCAGGCCATTGATCTGCCGCGCTTTCATGAACAGTGGGAACCTTCAACCATTGAAGTCGAAAAGGGCGCGGTCGATACCGCTGTCGCAAAGGCTCTGAACGAACAGGGGTATGTTTTTCGTGATCATGCGGCATGGGGCATGCCGGAAGGTATTGTCACGGGCGCTCTCGCTGCCAACCGCAACGAACAGACGCTCCTGTCCGGGGGTGCGGACCATCGTCATCCGGGAGGTGCTGCGGTCGGCGAGTGA
- a CDS encoding argininosuccinate synthase, with amino-acid sequence MAPAEGTRQIKKVVLAYSGGLDTSVILRWLQTTYGCEVVTFTADLGQGEELEPARKKAEMFGVKEIFVEDLRETFVKDFVFPMFRANALYEGQYLLGTSIARPLIAQRQIEIAEQVGADAVAHGATGKGNDQVRFELAYYALKPDITVIAPWREWDLTSRTRLLAFAEEHQIPVTRDKRGEAPFSVDANLLHSSSEGKILEDPAVGPEEIVFQRTISPEAAPDVATEITIDFVSGDPVAINGVAMSPATLLTKLNELGKANGIGRLDLVENRFVGMKSRGIYETPGGTILLTAHRSIESITLDREAMHLKDSLMPKYAEIIYNGFWFSPERRMLQALIDTSQHSVTGRVRLKLYKGNVICVGRESPNSLYDTRVVTFEDDEGAYNQQDAQGFIKLNALRLRLGGQIGRRGGAL; translated from the coding sequence ATGGCCCCGGCCGAAGGCACCCGACAGATCAAGAAGGTCGTTCTGGCCTATTCAGGCGGCCTCGATACTTCAGTCATCCTGCGGTGGCTCCAGACCACTTACGGCTGCGAAGTCGTAACCTTCACGGCCGACCTCGGTCAGGGTGAAGAGCTGGAACCGGCCCGCAAGAAGGCCGAAATGTTCGGCGTGAAGGAAATCTTCGTCGAGGATCTGCGCGAGACCTTCGTGAAGGACTTCGTGTTCCCGATGTTCCGGGCGAATGCGCTGTATGAAGGCCAGTATCTTCTCGGCACTTCCATCGCCCGTCCGCTGATCGCCCAGCGTCAGATCGAGATTGCCGAGCAGGTCGGTGCTGACGCCGTGGCGCATGGCGCAACCGGCAAGGGTAACGATCAGGTCCGCTTCGAGTTGGCCTATTATGCGCTGAAGCCCGACATCACCGTGATTGCGCCGTGGCGTGAGTGGGATCTGACATCCCGCACCCGTCTGCTGGCGTTCGCGGAAGAGCATCAGATTCCCGTGACCCGCGACAAGCGTGGCGAAGCCCCGTTCTCGGTGGATGCAAACCTTCTGCACTCCTCTTCCGAAGGCAAGATCCTCGAAGATCCCGCCGTCGGGCCGGAAGAGATTGTCTTCCAGCGCACCATCTCGCCGGAAGCCGCTCCGGATGTCGCGACCGAAATCACCATCGATTTCGTTTCGGGTGACCCGGTTGCGATCAATGGCGTGGCCATGTCTCCGGCCACCCTGCTGACCAAGCTGAACGAACTCGGCAAGGCCAACGGTATCGGTCGTCTGGATCTGGTCGAAAACCGTTTTGTCGGCATGAAGTCACGCGGCATCTATGAGACGCCGGGCGGCACAATCCTGCTGACGGCTCACCGCAGCATCGAATCCATCACGCTCGACCGCGAGGCCATGCACCTCAAGGACAGCCTGATGCCGAAATATGCCGAGATCATCTATAACGGCTTCTGGTTCTCGCCGGAGCGCCGCATGTTGCAGGCTCTGATCGACACGTCCCAGCATTCCGTAACGGGTCGCGTGCGTCTGAAACTCTACAAGGGCAACGTGATCTGCGTGGGCCGTGAAAGCCCGAACAGCCTGTATGACACCCGCGTCGTCACCTTTGAGGATGACGAGGGCGCTTACAACCAGCAGGATGCTCAGGGCTTCATCAAGCTCAATGCCCTGCGCCTGCGTCTGGGTGGTCAGATCGGTCGACGAGGGGGCGCGCTCTAA
- a CDS encoding FKBP-type peptidyl-prolyl cis-trans isomerase, translating to MLLGGLLCLPIVGCSHEDQELTPEQIMQKEISQPGVKVLPDGLAYKVLASGPKDGPSPVKGDSMMLIYEGRLPDGSIFDSSDQHGQGAYMRMPLDGLVQGWMEALPMMHVGDTWMLYVPAKLGYGKREMGIIPSNSPLIFKIQLLGVEHGGQQ from the coding sequence CTGCTTCTGGGCGGACTGCTCTGCCTGCCGATCGTGGGATGCAGTCATGAGGATCAGGAACTGACGCCTGAGCAGATCATGCAGAAGGAGATTTCCCAGCCGGGCGTAAAGGTTCTTCCGGACGGACTGGCTTACAAGGTTCTGGCATCCGGGCCGAAAGATGGTCCTTCCCCCGTCAAGGGCGACAGCATGATGCTGATCTATGAAGGCCGCCTGCCGGACGGATCGATCTTCGACAGCTCCGACCAGCACGGTCAGGGCGCTTATATGCGCATGCCTCTGGACGGTCTGGTGCAGGGATGGATGGAAGCGCTTCCCATGATGCATGTGGGTGATACCTGGATGCTCTATGTCCCGGCCAAGCTGGGCTACGGCAAGCGTGAGATGGGTATCATCCCTTCAAACAGCCCGCTGATCTTCAAGATCCAGCTGCTTGGCGTCGAACACGGCGGACAGCAGTAA
- a CDS encoding c-type cytochrome — protein sequence MRLFFHTISARKKLVFLLALLVLPGGCSRHKSPRYLYGSNCGICHHGGEGMAGSVPPLSGRIDRIAATPEGRVYLASVLMNGVSGPIRAAGVPYRAEMPLFRYLSDEEAATILSWLSQQGETKPAPTITREDIAAARAHRISAGDVADMRAKLDLKHPLP from the coding sequence ATGCGTTTGTTCTTCCATACCATCTCTGCACGAAAAAAGCTGGTTTTCCTTCTGGCGCTTCTCGTGCTTCCCGGCGGATGCTCCCGGCACAAAAGCCCCCGCTATCTGTATGGTTCCAACTGCGGCATCTGCCATCACGGTGGAGAAGGCATGGCTGGCTCTGTACCGCCCCTGAGCGGAAGAATTGACCGCATCGCAGCGACCCCCGAAGGGCGTGTCTATCTGGCTTCTGTTCTCATGAACGGGGTCAGTGGTCCGATCAGGGCCGCAGGCGTGCCTTACAGGGCAGAAATGCCGCTCTTCCGGTATCTTTCAGATGAGGAAGCAGCCACCATCCTGTCATGGCTCTCACAGCAGGGTGAGACAAAACCGGCTCCCACAATCACACGGGAAGACATCGCCGCAGCCCGGGCGCACCGGATTTCGGCGGGAGACGTTGCAGATATGCGGGCGAAACTCGACCTGAAACATCCTCTGCCGTAA
- the trpS gene encoding tryptophan--tRNA ligase: MTRVFSGIQPTGIPHLGNYLGAIQNWVALQADHECIFCLVDLHALTVWQNPADLIVQTRQQTAVLLASGIDAEKHILFNQSAVSAHTRLGWIFNCVARLGWLNRMTQFKDKAGKDRENHSAGLYVYPNLMAADILAYKAVKVPVGDDQRQHLELANDIVKKFNHDYEIDFFQEIEALIPPQAARVMSLRDGSKKMSKSDPSAQSRIDLTDDADTIALKIRRAKTDPEPLPSSIEGLVDRPEARNLVGLYAALSNLTPEQVLSQHGGEGFGPFKKALADVMIARIEPIAKETTRLLEDTDHLDHVLRTGAARAAAIANPIVDEVERIVGLLK, from the coding sequence ATGACACGTGTATTTTCCGGCATCCAGCCGACCGGTATTCCTCACCTCGGCAACTATCTCGGTGCGATCCAGAACTGGGTTGCGTTGCAGGCAGACCATGAATGCATCTTCTGCCTGGTTGATCTTCATGCACTGACAGTCTGGCAAAACCCTGCTGATCTGATCGTGCAGACCCGTCAGCAAACCGCCGTGCTGCTCGCCTCCGGGATCGACGCCGAAAAACACATCCTGTTCAACCAGTCCGCTGTCAGCGCCCATACCCGGCTGGGATGGATCTTCAACTGTGTGGCCCGTCTTGGCTGGCTCAACCGGATGACCCAGTTCAAGGACAAGGCAGGCAAGGACCGGGAGAACCATTCCGCCGGTCTGTATGTCTATCCCAACCTGATGGCCGCCGACATTCTGGCCTACAAGGCCGTGAAGGTTCCCGTGGGCGATGACCAGCGCCAGCACCTCGAACTGGCCAACGACATCGTCAAGAAGTTCAATCACGACTACGAAATCGATTTCTTTCAGGAGATCGAAGCTCTCATTCCGCCGCAGGCCGCGCGCGTGATGAGCCTGCGGGATGGCTCCAAAAAAATGTCCAAATCCGATCCATCGGCACAGAGCCGTATCGATCTGACAGACGACGCGGATACGATTGCCCTCAAGATCCGCCGCGCCAAAACCGATCCGGAGCCCCTGCCCTCCTCCATCGAAGGACTGGTGGACCGGCCCGAAGCCCGCAATCTTGTCGGCCTGTATGCAGCCTTGAGCAATCTGACGCCGGAGCAGGTTCTTTCCCAGCATGGCGGCGAAGGCTTCGGTCCTTTCAAGAAAGCGCTGGCCGATGTCATGATCGCCCGTATTGAACCGATTGCGAAAGAGACCACCCGTCTGCTCGAAGATACCGACCATCTCGATCATGTGCTCCGCACCGGAGCCGCACGGGCTGCGGCCATCGCCAATCCGATCGTGGATGAGGTGGAGCGGATTGTCGGTCTGCTGAAATAA
- a CDS encoding CinA family protein → MTAILPAEVLEKSATVLEQLKAAGLMVVTAESCTGGLVAGALTAHAGSSAAVAGGFVTYSNAMKQAALGVPEDMLAQRGAVSEQVARSMAEGALAHAPGADIAVSLTGVAGPDGGSEAKPVGLVWFGLKRAGKPPLTQKQIFGGNRTEVRAQAVLHALQMIQDSL, encoded by the coding sequence ATGACAGCCATCCTGCCTGCTGAAGTGCTTGAAAAGTCCGCCACGGTTCTTGAGCAACTGAAAGCGGCAGGGTTGATGGTCGTCACGGCCGAAAGCTGCACCGGCGGTCTGGTGGCGGGAGCGCTTACGGCTCACGCTGGTTCATCTGCGGCGGTAGCCGGTGGATTTGTGACCTACTCGAATGCGATGAAGCAGGCGGCGCTCGGCGTGCCGGAGGACATGCTCGCTCAGAGGGGTGCCGTCAGCGAACAGGTGGCGCGGTCAATGGCAGAAGGTGCTCTTGCCCATGCACCGGGAGCAGACATTGCCGTCTCCCTGACAGGCGTCGCCGGGCCGGATGGCGGCAGTGAGGCGAAGCCGGTCGGGCTTGTCTGGTTCGGCCTGAAACGCGCTGGCAAGCCGCCCCTTACGCAGAAGCAGATCTTTGGTGGAAACCGAACGGAAGTCCGTGCGCAGGCCGTTCTGCACGCCTTGCAAATGATACAGGACAGTCTCTGA
- a CDS encoding mechanosensitive ion channel family protein, which produces MEKQVTSLWTQVNNLMPVILGYVGQFVLALVVLLVGWTVINMVTRAMGRMMAASHVEPTLRGFLLSVVGLLLKALLLISVASMVGIATTSFVAVLGAAGLAVGMALQGSLANFAGGVLILLFRPFEVGDSITAGGSSGTVVSIEMFRTVMRDANNEFIYVPNGALSNNVVINSSQAESVVATVGLLIDYRDDLDKARALLLSLLQGDEQVLATPAPSVSFLPQSANIAVSLSFHCTPGNASALTAKYAEAAIKILNKEGYHLGISARASA; this is translated from the coding sequence ATGGAAAAGCAGGTTACTTCGCTCTGGACGCAGGTCAACAACTTGATGCCGGTCATACTGGGCTATGTCGGGCAGTTTGTTCTTGCTCTCGTCGTGCTTCTGGTCGGCTGGACCGTCATCAACATGGTGACCCGCGCCATGGGACGGATGATGGCCGCCAGTCATGTCGAGCCGACGCTCCGGGGCTTTCTTCTCAGTGTGGTCGGGCTTCTGCTGAAAGCGCTTCTGCTCATCAGCGTGGCGTCGATGGTCGGTATTGCCACGACCTCGTTTGTCGCCGTGCTCGGTGCGGCTGGACTGGCTGTCGGCATGGCGCTTCAGGGCAGTCTCGCCAATTTCGCAGGCGGCGTTCTGATCCTGCTGTTCCGTCCCTTTGAGGTCGGAGATTCCATCACGGCCGGTGGCAGCTCGGGCACTGTGGTTTCAATCGAAATGTTCCGCACCGTCATGCGGGATGCGAACAATGAATTCATCTACGTGCCCAACGGTGCACTTTCGAACAATGTCGTGATCAACAGTTCGCAGGCCGAGAGTGTCGTGGCGACGGTTGGCCTGCTGATCGATTACCGCGATGATCTCGACAAGGCGCGTGCTCTTCTGCTCAGCCTGTTGCAGGGTGACGAACAGGTTCTGGCCACACCGGCGCCCTCCGTGTCCTTCCTGCCGCAATCGGCGAATATCGCCGTTTCCCTGAGTTTTCACTGCACTCCCGGCAACGCATCGGCTCTGACCGCGAAATATGCCGAGGCAGCGATCAAGATCCTCAACAAGGAAGGCTACCATCTGGGGATCAGCGCACGCGCCAGCGCGTGA
- the hslV gene encoding ATP-dependent protease subunit HslV, whose amino-acid sequence MNTHQSSPHDPVGWHGTTIICVRRDGEVAMAGDGQVSLGSTVVKGNARKVRRIGSNQQVLAGFAGATADAFTLLERLEAKLDRFPNQLERACVELAKDWRTDRYLRRLEAMLIVADRQGSYTVTGNGDVLSPEDGIIAIGSGGNYALSAARALLPIEGLTAREVAQRAMKIAGDICVYTNHSVTIETLHSDDEKAA is encoded by the coding sequence ATGAACACACATCAGTCTTCTCCCCACGATCCTGTCGGCTGGCATGGCACCACCATCATCTGCGTACGCCGGGATGGAGAGGTCGCCATGGCCGGAGATGGTCAGGTTTCCCTCGGCTCCACGGTGGTCAAGGGCAATGCCCGCAAGGTTCGACGCATCGGCTCGAACCAGCAGGTACTCGCCGGTTTCGCCGGAGCGACCGCCGATGCGTTCACGCTTCTGGAGCGACTGGAAGCCAAGCTGGACCGTTTCCCCAACCAGCTTGAGCGCGCCTGCGTGGAACTGGCGAAAGACTGGCGCACAGACCGCTATCTGCGTCGTCTGGAAGCCATGCTGATTGTCGCGGACCGGCAGGGTTCGTACACGGTGACGGGCAATGGCGATGTGCTTTCGCCCGAGGACGGCATCATCGCCATAGGATCAGGCGGCAATTACGCCCTGTCCGCAGCGCGTGCGTTGCTGCCGATAGAAGGACTGACGGCCAGAGAGGTTGCACAGCGGGCGATGAAGATTGCCGGCGACATCTGCGTCTACACCAACCATTCCGTGACGATTGAAACCCTGCACTCAGATGATGAGAAGGCGGCGTAA
- the hslU gene encoding ATP-dependent protease ATPase subunit HslU: MTINHFSPAETVTELDRYIIGQNDAKRAVAIALRNRWRRAQLPEGLREEVVPKNILMIGPTGCGKTEIARRLAKLAQAPFIKIEATKFTEVGYVGRDVESIIRDLVENAIVMLREQRRKDVRPRAEEAAEERLVTILAGEASSADTRSHFRKLLRSGTLDDKEIEIAITPDPTTQSGGDVPGMMPGGPMNFGDMMKNIMGRAPQTRRLTVAAAREQIVREEADKLLDNDALNRDAVQHVQDNGIVFLDEIDKVCARSSEGFRGADVSREGVQRDLLPLIEGTTVSTKYGFVKTDHILFIASGAFHLAKPSDLLPELQGRLPIRVELQPLNRDDLRRILTEPEHSLCKQYVSLIGTEGVTLTFTDGAVDALAELAADVNERVENIGARRLATVMEKLLEDVSFTASEHQGETITIDADLVRERVAPLAQQGDLSRFIL, from the coding sequence ATGACCATCAATCATTTTTCCCCCGCCGAGACCGTCACTGAACTCGACCGCTACATCATCGGCCAGAATGACGCGAAGCGCGCTGTCGCCATTGCCCTGCGCAACCGCTGGCGTCGGGCACAGCTTCCCGAGGGTCTGCGCGAGGAAGTTGTTCCCAAGAACATTCTGATGATCGGCCCGACCGGCTGCGGCAAGACCGAGATCGCCCGCCGTCTGGCCAAGCTGGCGCAGGCTCCCTTCATCAAGATCGAGGCGACCAAATTCACAGAGGTCGGCTATGTCGGCCGCGATGTGGAAAGCATCATCCGCGACCTCGTGGAAAACGCCATCGTCATGCTGCGTGAACAGCGCCGCAAGGATGTGCGCCCGCGCGCCGAGGAAGCCGCCGAAGAGCGTCTGGTCACCATTCTTGCTGGCGAAGCCTCCTCTGCCGACACACGCTCGCATTTCCGCAAGCTCCTGCGCAGCGGCACGCTGGACGACAAGGAAATCGAGATCGCCATCACCCCCGATCCGACAACCCAGAGCGGCGGCGATGTCCCCGGCATGATGCCCGGCGGTCCGATGAATTTCGGCGACATGATGAAGAACATCATGGGCCGTGCGCCACAGACCCGTCGCCTCACCGTTGCCGCTGCCCGCGAACAGATCGTGCGTGAGGAAGCCGACAAGCTGCTGGACAATGACGCGCTCAACCGCGACGCGGTGCAGCATGTGCAGGATAACGGCATCGTCTTCCTCGACGAGATCGACAAGGTCTGCGCACGCTCGTCCGAAGGTTTCCGGGGTGCAGATGTGTCGCGTGAAGGCGTGCAGCGAGATCTGCTGCCGCTGATCGAGGGCACGACCGTCTCGACGAAATATGGTTTTGTGAAAACGGACCATATCCTCTTCATCGCGTCCGGTGCGTTCCATCTGGCCAAGCCGTCCGATCTGCTGCCGGAGCTTCAGGGCCGTCTCCCCATTCGTGTCGAACTCCAGCCGCTGAACCGTGACGACCTCCGTCGCATCCTGACCGAACCGGAACATTCGCTATGCAAGCAGTATGTTTCCCTGATCGGCACGGAAGGCGTGACTCTCACCTTCACGGATGGTGCAGTCGATGCTCTGGCCGAACTGGCCGCCGACGTGAATGAGCGTGTCGAGAATATCGGCGCCCGTCGTCTTGCTACGGTCATGGAGAAACTGCTAGAGGATGTGTCTTTCACAGCCTCTGAGCATCAGGGCGAAACCATCACGATTGATGCGGACCTCGTTCGTGAGCGTGTGGCTCCCCTTGCCCAGCAGGGCGACCTCAGCCGGTTCATCCTCTGA
- a CDS encoding SufE family protein: MLGEAFVRPEDDTAVDAIEAIGDELALFDDWMDRYQYIIELGRKLPPFPKEWTDDAHRVPGCQSQVWLEAQMDDGTMYFAGASDAAIVMGLVALLLRVYSGRTPEEILETEPSFLSDLGLVQALSTNRGNGVEAMARAIRSAAAQENDRSSEE, from the coding sequence ATGCTGGGCGAGGCTTTTGTCCGTCCGGAGGACGATACCGCTGTGGACGCCATCGAAGCGATTGGCGACGAACTGGCGCTCTTTGATGACTGGATGGACCGCTACCAGTACATCATCGAACTTGGGCGCAAGCTGCCTCCCTTCCCCAAGGAATGGACAGATGACGCGCATCGCGTTCCCGGCTGTCAGAGTCAGGTCTGGCTTGAAGCTCAGATGGATGACGGGACAATGTACTTTGCAGGCGCATCAGACGCCGCCATCGTGATGGGGCTCGTAGCCCTGCTGCTGCGGGTCTATTCCGGCCGGACGCCTGAGGAAATTCTGGAGACAGAACCGTCCTTCCTGAGTGATCTGGGACTGGTGCAGGCTCTTTCCACCAACCGGGGAAACGGCGTGGAAGCGATGGCGCGGGCCATTCGCTCGGCAGCTGCTCAGGAAAACGATCGCTCATCCGAGGAGTGA